From the Pirellulales bacterium genome, one window contains:
- a CDS encoding tetratricopeptide repeat protein yields MKHRTRAAGQENSGKIAPGSSRSKISLRQVGRLAGAFVIALAVWFTYRGPLDGPFIFDDVPTIIGNTSIRSLWPLVSFSDRRGPLQPPPQTSVTGRPVANLSLAIDYHFSQLRPRGYRITNIVLHALAAIVLAVVVRRTLCLEFFQGRFAAVADPLAFAAGLLWALHPLNTESVAYVTQRNEVLMGLMYLLTLDFAQHYWSAERRGTRAAWLVCATVACQLGMLTKEMMLSAPAMVLLYERTFLQGSFRRALLKSWPLYLGLATAWLSLALWNLQGPSTEAGGFHLGISALEWWCTQAKVVFLYLKLTIWPWPLVVHYEMPYLNTVALAWPWVLGAAVLLIGVLVLVARGTALGFVGAWFFAILSPTLVIPIATEVAAERRMYVALAAVIPAAVTGCYMLVRHIVERRASSRRRSTSNAPLMMTLLIALVLAGAYGLIDVQRLEVYKNAYAFWSDAAENQPDSPLVLLNLGGALEDLGRRAEALPYYERAVQIQPNLFMCHFRLAEALAGTGRFEEAEPQYQEAVRLNPEMAAGHYGLGQTLRRLGKTQEAKGQLELAVNIFPGFARAHFALGGLAEQEGNRAAAREHYESAIRAQGNFAAARRALGLLLMEAGEVSEAIEQFRRMPPSADACGNLAIAYSRIGRSKEALAMAEAGALMARSQGQADQAAQLEAWAKSYHQSLPAATSDRALPDGKAP; encoded by the coding sequence ATGAAACATCGGACACGCGCTGCTGGCCAGGAGAACTCGGGCAAGATCGCGCCGGGTAGCTCACGATCGAAGATCAGCCTGCGTCAGGTGGGACGCCTGGCCGGGGCGTTCGTTATCGCGCTGGCCGTCTGGTTCACGTACCGCGGCCCGTTGGACGGCCCCTTCATTTTCGACGACGTGCCGACGATCATCGGAAACACGTCGATTCGAAGCTTGTGGCCGCTCGTGAGTTTTTCCGATCGTCGCGGTCCGCTCCAGCCGCCGCCGCAAACCTCGGTTACGGGCAGGCCCGTGGCGAACCTGTCGCTGGCGATCGACTACCACTTCAGCCAACTGCGCCCGCGCGGCTACCGCATAACGAATATCGTGTTGCACGCACTGGCGGCCATTGTGCTGGCGGTGGTCGTGCGACGCACGTTGTGCCTCGAATTCTTTCAAGGTCGGTTCGCCGCAGTCGCTGATCCGCTGGCGTTTGCGGCGGGGCTTCTATGGGCTCTGCATCCGCTCAATACCGAGTCGGTCGCCTATGTGACCCAGCGCAATGAAGTGTTGATGGGGTTGATGTATTTGTTGACGCTCGACTTTGCCCAGCACTATTGGTCGGCCGAGCGTCGTGGGACTCGCGCGGCCTGGCTGGTTTGTGCGACCGTCGCTTGCCAGTTGGGGATGCTCACGAAAGAGATGATGCTCTCTGCACCGGCGATGGTGCTGTTGTACGAGCGCACTTTCTTGCAAGGCTCGTTCCGGCGTGCCCTGCTAAAGTCGTGGCCACTTTATCTCGGGCTTGCCACGGCATGGCTGTCGCTCGCGCTGTGGAACTTGCAAGGGCCGAGCACCGAAGCCGGCGGCTTTCACCTGGGTATTTCTGCGCTCGAGTGGTGGTGTACGCAGGCGAAGGTGGTGTTCCTGTACTTGAAATTGACGATTTGGCCCTGGCCCTTGGTCGTACACTACGAAATGCCGTACCTGAACACGGTCGCCTTGGCGTGGCCTTGGGTGCTTGGCGCGGCGGTTTTGTTGATTGGCGTTTTGGTCCTCGTGGCGCGGGGGACGGCATTGGGCTTTGTCGGCGCCTGGTTCTTTGCCATTCTTTCACCGACGCTTGTGATCCCGATCGCCACCGAAGTCGCCGCCGAGCGGCGGATGTACGTGGCCCTGGCCGCAGTAATTCCGGCTGCTGTCACGGGCTGCTACATGCTCGTCCGGCACATCGTCGAAAGGCGCGCCTCGTCACGCCGCCGGTCGACCAGCAACGCTCCGCTGATGATGACCCTGCTCATCGCGCTCGTGCTGGCCGGCGCATACGGCTTGATCGACGTACAGCGGCTCGAGGTTTACAAAAACGCCTATGCCTTTTGGAGCGACGCGGCTGAGAATCAGCCCGACAGCCCGCTCGTGCTGTTGAATCTCGGTGGCGCTCTGGAAGACTTGGGGCGCCGCGCGGAAGCTCTTCCTTATTACGAGCGCGCGGTGCAGATCCAGCCCAACCTGTTCATGTGTCATTTTCGCCTGGCCGAAGCCTTGGCCGGGACCGGGCGTTTCGAGGAAGCGGAACCGCAATATCAGGAAGCAGTGCGGCTCAATCCGGAGATGGCCGCAGGCCATTACGGTCTGGGGCAGACGTTGCGCCGGCTCGGCAAGACACAGGAAGCGAAGGGCCAACTGGAACTGGCGGTGAACATTTTCCCCGGTTTCGCCAGAGCGCATTTCGCGCTGGGGGGATTAGCGGAACAAGAGGGAAACCGAGCTGCGGCGCGTGAGCACTATGAAAGCGCGATCCGTGCGCAAGGCAATTTTGCCGCAGCCCGGCGTGCGCTAGGCCTGCTCTTGATGGAGGCAGGTGAGGTCAGCGAGGCCATCGAACAATTCCGCCGTATGCCCCCTTCGGCCGACGCGTGTGGCAATCTGGCGATTGCTTATTCGCGCATCGGCCGCTCGAAGGAGGCGTTGGCGATGGCGGAAGCCGGAGCGCTCATGGCGCGCTCGCA
- a CDS encoding MFS transporter, with protein sequence MQSNGKIFWASFLTLIAAGMGFAVRGDVLAEWSRIFGFTKTELGTITGGGLTGMAFTIIGFSLFADRVGYKALLIGAFLLHVSSALVTLAATPVFEAAGKDATYWCLYVGMFMFSLANGMCEAAINPLVATLYPKQKTHYLNILHAGWPGGLILGGLLAFCFVGERCVVTQLRWEIPMVFFLVPTLWYGFITFKEKFPISEARAAGVKFGEMLAEFAAPVLLFLLFLHALVGYVELGTDSWITNIMGGYIRNSVLLLVYTAGLMFVLRFFAGPIVERINPLGLLFVSALLGSTGLFMMGNMLGAGTTVGILVAATIYGVGKTFLWPTMLGVVGERFPKGGALTMGAMGGIGMLSAGLLGGPGIGYTQDVNASAKLQQLNPTVFEQVKSDEQNHFLFFPPVAGFDGTKVAELPKDSEAATEVKEATDYGGQMALKVTAAIPATMAVGYLLLLLYFRAIGGYKLVEIGPGGKEVETSHRPTAKEAVYVDSRADQA encoded by the coding sequence ATGCAGTCCAACGGCAAGATCTTTTGGGCCAGCTTCCTGACCCTGATCGCGGCGGGAATGGGGTTTGCCGTGCGCGGCGATGTGCTGGCCGAGTGGAGCCGCATCTTCGGTTTCACCAAGACCGAGCTGGGCACGATCACCGGTGGCGGCTTGACTGGCATGGCCTTTACGATCATCGGCTTCAGCCTGTTTGCCGACCGCGTCGGTTACAAGGCGTTACTGATCGGCGCGTTTTTGCTGCACGTGTCGTCGGCCTTGGTGACGTTGGCCGCCACGCCTGTGTTCGAAGCGGCCGGCAAAGACGCGACGTACTGGTGCCTGTACGTCGGCATGTTCATGTTCTCACTGGCCAACGGCATGTGCGAGGCGGCCATCAATCCGCTTGTCGCCACGCTCTATCCAAAACAGAAAACGCATTACCTCAATATCCTGCACGCCGGTTGGCCGGGCGGATTGATCCTGGGCGGATTGTTGGCTTTCTGCTTTGTCGGCGAGCGCTGCGTCGTCACGCAGTTGCGCTGGGAAATCCCTATGGTGTTCTTCCTGGTGCCGACGCTGTGGTATGGGTTTATCACATTCAAGGAAAAATTCCCCATCTCCGAAGCCCGGGCCGCTGGTGTCAAGTTTGGCGAAATGCTGGCCGAGTTCGCGGCCCCCGTCCTGTTGTTTTTGCTGTTCTTGCACGCCCTGGTCGGATACGTCGAACTGGGAACGGACAGTTGGATTACGAACATCATGGGCGGCTACATTCGCAACAGCGTGCTGCTCCTGGTCTACACGGCGGGCCTGATGTTCGTATTGCGTTTCTTTGCCGGGCCGATCGTCGAACGCATCAATCCGCTTGGTCTGCTGTTTGTGAGTGCTTTGTTGGGCTCGACCGGCTTGTTCATGATGGGGAACATGCTGGGCGCCGGCACCACGGTGGGCATTCTGGTGGCGGCCACGATTTACGGCGTCGGCAAGACCTTTCTCTGGCCCACCATGCTCGGCGTCGTCGGCGAACGCTTTCCCAAGGGGGGCGCGCTGACGATGGGCGCCATGGGCGGTATCGGCATGTTGTCGGCCGGCCTGCTGGGCGGACCGGGCATCGGCTACACGCAAGATGTCAACGCGTCGGCCAAGTTGCAGCAATTGAATCCGACGGTCTTCGAGCAAGTGAAGTCGGACGAGCAGAACCACTTCCTGTTCTTTCCGCCCGTCGCCGGATTCGACGGTACGAAAGTCGCGGAGCTGCCGAAGGACAGCGAGGCCGCGACCGAAGTGAAAGAGGCTACCGACTATGGCGGCCAGATGGCGCTGAAAGTCACGGCTGCCATCCCGGCCACGATGGCGGTTGGGTATTTGCTCTTGTTGCTCTACTTCCGCGCGATCGGCGGCTACAAGCTCGTCGAGATCGGCCCTGGTGGTAAGGAAGTGGAAACCAGCCATCGCCCCACGGCCAAAGAAGCCGTGTACGTCGACTCGCGCGCCGACCAGGCGTGA
- a CDS encoding glycosyltransferase family 39 protein has translation MSFAKFARSPLVWVLIVALAMRLGMGLWWQAQLPPGARFAFPDSESYWSLAGAMARGEPYAFGTPPAMVFRTPGYPLILAGLFITAGREPPVSAAIALNAVLGVLAVLGVYALAVRLFDRRTGLVAATIVALYPGAIGTSVFILSEAAFCPLLIAQLLATTLAWQSAGTKATIALAVAAGCCAGAASLVRPSWLLFVPFALAVGLLSGRHLKRHLLCGVCSLVGLAIVMAPWWMRNYRVTGHFVPTTLQVGASLYDGLNPRATGASEMSFVPGFVALEEQEPEGGESFEYRLDRRLRSASLEWVETHPGRALQLALVKFVRMWNVWPNEAEFRSWPMRMAVAATYVPLLLLALIGAFRFTPRGWSYALCWLPAVYLTLLHMIFVSSLRYREPAMLPLAILGAGALMFYPPHKGQGSAPAAGDLREA, from the coding sequence ATGAGCTTCGCGAAATTCGCCCGCAGCCCACTCGTGTGGGTTCTGATCGTCGCGCTGGCGATGCGCCTGGGCATGGGGCTGTGGTGGCAAGCGCAACTTCCGCCCGGCGCGCGATTCGCCTTTCCCGATAGCGAAAGTTATTGGTCGCTTGCCGGGGCGATGGCGCGCGGCGAGCCCTATGCATTCGGTACGCCGCCGGCCATGGTCTTTCGCACGCCCGGCTATCCGTTGATCCTGGCCGGGCTATTCATTACGGCGGGGCGCGAGCCGCCCGTCAGCGCGGCGATCGCGCTCAATGCCGTGCTCGGCGTGCTCGCCGTGCTCGGCGTTTACGCTTTGGCCGTGCGGCTCTTCGATCGTCGCACGGGGCTCGTCGCCGCGACGATCGTTGCTCTCTATCCCGGCGCGATCGGCACGAGTGTCTTTATCCTGAGCGAGGCGGCCTTCTGCCCGCTCTTGATCGCGCAGCTACTTGCCACAACGCTTGCCTGGCAAAGCGCGGGAACGAAGGCCACGATCGCGCTGGCCGTCGCAGCCGGTTGCTGCGCGGGCGCGGCCTCGCTCGTCAGGCCCAGCTGGCTCCTCTTCGTCCCCTTTGCCTTGGCTGTCGGGCTCCTCTCGGGACGTCACTTGAAACGGCACTTACTGTGCGGCGTTTGTTCGCTTGTCGGGCTGGCGATCGTCATGGCTCCTTGGTGGATGCGCAACTATCGCGTCACCGGGCATTTTGTGCCCACCACGCTGCAAGTCGGCGCCAGCCTGTACGACGGATTGAATCCACGCGCCACAGGCGCAAGCGAGATGTCGTTTGTGCCCGGGTTCGTGGCCCTCGAAGAGCAGGAGCCGGAGGGGGGTGAGTCGTTCGAATATCGGCTCGATCGCCGGCTGCGAAGCGCATCGCTCGAGTGGGTCGAAACGCATCCTGGCCGAGCTTTGCAGTTGGCGCTCGTTAAGTTCGTGCGTATGTGGAACGTGTGGCCGAACGAGGCCGAGTTCCGCAGTTGGCCGATGCGCATGGCCGTGGCCGCGACGTATGTGCCTTTATTGCTCTTGGCGCTCATCGGCGCGTTTCGATTCACGCCGCGCGGCTGGTCCTATGCGCTGTGCTGGCTGCCGGCCGTGTACCTGACTCTTTTGCACATGATCTTCGTCAGCTCGTTGCGCTATCGCGAGCCGGCCATGTTGCCCCTGGCGATCCTGGGCGCCGGCGCGCTCATGTTTTATCCGCCGCACAAAGGCCAAGGATCGGCTCCCGCCGCGGGCGATCTGCGCGAGGCATAA
- a CDS encoding TatD family hydrolase, giving the protein MYYIDPHIHMVSRVTDDYETLAKMGCVAVSEPAFWAGFDRGSVDGFRDYFRQLTEFEPKRAGWYRVQHFTWLCINAKEAENVSLSREVIAMIPEFLDRPGVLGIGEIGLNKNTRNESIIFLEHLDLAAKTNEQILIHTPHLEDKFKGTRMILDMLCDDRRLDHGRVLVDHVEEHTIRHVLDAGFWAGMTLYPVSKCNPQRAVDMVEMYGPERLLVNSAGDWGPSKPTAVPDFIMAMRLRGHPESLIRRIVYDNPLEFFSQSRGFQFTPPELPEAAEL; this is encoded by the coding sequence ATGTACTACATCGACCCGCACATTCACATGGTCTCGCGCGTCACCGACGATTACGAGACGCTGGCCAAGATGGGTTGCGTCGCGGTGAGCGAGCCTGCCTTCTGGGCCGGCTTCGATCGCGGCAGCGTCGACGGCTTCCGGGACTATTTCCGCCAACTGACGGAGTTCGAGCCGAAGCGCGCCGGCTGGTATCGGGTGCAGCACTTCACCTGGCTGTGCATCAACGCCAAAGAGGCCGAGAACGTCAGCCTGTCGCGCGAAGTCATTGCCATGATTCCGGAATTTCTCGATCGACCCGGCGTGCTGGGCATCGGCGAGATCGGGCTGAACAAGAACACGCGCAACGAATCGATCATCTTCCTCGAGCACCTGGACCTGGCCGCTAAGACCAACGAACAAATTCTCATCCACACGCCCCACCTGGAAGACAAGTTCAAGGGGACGCGGATGATCCTGGATATGCTCTGCGACGATCGGCGCCTGGATCACGGCCGGGTGCTGGTCGATCACGTCGAAGAACACACCATCCGCCACGTACTCGACGCGGGGTTCTGGGCCGGCATGACGCTCTATCCGGTGAGCAAGTGCAACCCGCAACGGGCCGTCGACATGGTCGAAATGTACGGGCCCGAGCGGCTGCTTGTGAATTCGGCCGGTGATTGGGGGCCCTCGAAACCGACGGCCGTGCCCGACTTCATCATGGCCATGCGTTTGCGCGGGCATCCCGAGTCGTTGATCCGCCGGATCGTGTACGACAATCCGCTGGAATTCTTCAGCCAGAGCCGCGGCTTTCAATTCACACCGCCCGAATTGCCGGAAGCGGCGGAGCTGTAG
- a CDS encoding alkaline phosphatase family protein yields the protein MSERVVLLSIPGLRAQDIAAMPNLARLAATGEQTALVPSFPCVTCPVQSAMTTGALPAEHGVVANGFYWRDKQEIEMWTAWNDCIQRPQIWDLLHERDLGISSAVWFPLHSKGCGADYICTPAPIHNPDGTESLWCYTKPTELYGELRDALGHFPLQHFWGPIANIKSSAWIIDSAIHAARTWKPDFFYVYLPHLDYAAQKNGPDSPEAKAALAALDEVLGKLLSAFRQIYGEREPLWLVASEYAIVPVDHVTYPNRVLREAGLLKINARNDGEHIDLAQSAAWALVDHQFSHVFVRDRDPATIERVAELFRDREGFAEVLLASDQNSYGLRHERSGDVVLVSTPNSWQAYYYWLDDARAPGFARTVDIHRKPGYDPVELFFDPATKGIPLNANLVRGSHGAPAREPFQRGVIVSSERGVLVGNALADTDVCDLVLRQYGM from the coding sequence ATGTCTGAGCGAGTTGTGCTCTTATCGATTCCCGGATTGCGCGCGCAAGATATTGCCGCGATGCCGAACCTGGCCCGGCTCGCCGCAACCGGCGAGCAAACCGCGCTGGTCCCCAGTTTTCCCTGCGTGACATGCCCCGTGCAGTCTGCCATGACCACCGGCGCGCTGCCGGCCGAGCATGGCGTGGTGGCCAATGGTTTTTACTGGCGCGATAAGCAAGAAATCGAAATGTGGACCGCCTGGAACGATTGCATCCAGCGGCCGCAGATTTGGGACCTGCTGCACGAGCGCGACCTGGGCATCTCGTCGGCGGTGTGGTTTCCGCTGCATAGTAAGGGTTGTGGCGCCGACTACATCTGCACGCCGGCCCCGATTCACAATCCTGACGGCACCGAATCCCTGTGGTGCTACACAAAGCCGACCGAACTGTACGGCGAACTACGCGACGCACTGGGCCATTTCCCACTGCAACACTTTTGGGGACCGATTGCCAACATCAAATCGAGCGCGTGGATCATCGATTCAGCCATTCACGCGGCGCGCACCTGGAAGCCCGATTTCTTTTACGTCTATCTGCCGCACCTCGATTACGCGGCGCAGAAGAACGGGCCCGACAGCCCCGAGGCCAAGGCTGCACTTGCAGCGCTCGACGAAGTGCTGGGAAAATTGCTCAGCGCGTTCAGGCAGATCTATGGCGAACGCGAACCTTTGTGGCTCGTGGCCAGCGAATACGCGATCGTGCCGGTCGATCACGTGACGTATCCGAATCGGGTTTTGCGCGAAGCCGGGCTCTTGAAAATCAACGCGCGCAACGATGGCGAGCACATTGACCTCGCCCAGAGCGCGGCCTGGGCACTTGTCGATCATCAGTTCTCGCACGTTTTTGTGCGCGATCGCGATCCGGCGACGATCGAGCGCGTGGCGGAGTTGTTTCGCGACCGCGAAGGATTCGCCGAGGTGTTGCTCGCGTCGGACCAAAATTCCTATGGCCTGCGGCACGAGCGATCGGGCGACGTGGTGCTCGTCTCGACGCCCAACAGTTGGCAGGCGTATTACTACTGGCTCGACGACGCGCGGGCGCCGGGCTTCGCCCGCACCGTGGACATTCATCGCAAGCCCGGTTACGACCCGGTAGAGCTATTCTTCGATCCGGCGACGAAGGGCATTCCGCTGAATGCCAACCTGGTGCGCGGCTCTCACGGTGCGCCGGCCCGCGAGCCTTTCCAACGCGGCGTCATCGTTTCGTCCGAGCGCGGCGTGCTGGTCGGCAACGCCCTGGCCGACACCGACGTGTGCGACCTGGTGCTACGGCAGTACGGGATGTGA
- a CDS encoding GNAT family N-acetyltransferase, whose product MSITIRPLVEADLPVVDRILQSAFDRTHSFIPMLRLNGAAQPGNQCVAILDDRVVATVGAVDFGRFAYVALMGVDPAYHRRGIARKMMEYVLARLDEHGCPVVLLDATEAGAALYEQLGFVDDSQAYEYEGDVTGASGFAGGSVELMTPDMLAEVSAFDRIRFGADRGTVLQILLAETPDRALVARDAQGRITGYAFARVVLGPWVADDIETAEQLLDAAVRLDGEPSAHVLVPRSNQWAVELLERRGLHRIRRLRHMRRGGTGAQGDPECLFGQVSFGLG is encoded by the coding sequence ATGTCGATCACGATCCGTCCGCTTGTCGAAGCCGATCTGCCCGTGGTCGATCGCATTCTGCAGTCCGCATTCGATCGGACGCACAGCTTCATTCCGATGCTGCGGCTCAACGGCGCCGCGCAGCCGGGCAATCAGTGCGTGGCAATACTCGACGACCGAGTCGTGGCGACTGTTGGGGCCGTCGACTTTGGCCGTTTCGCCTACGTGGCCCTGATGGGAGTCGATCCGGCGTACCACCGTCGTGGCATCGCTCGAAAGATGATGGAGTACGTGTTGGCGCGTTTGGACGAGCATGGCTGTCCCGTCGTATTGCTCGACGCCACCGAGGCCGGCGCCGCGCTGTACGAGCAATTGGGCTTCGTCGATGATTCGCAAGCCTATGAATATGAAGGGGACGTCACAGGCGCCAGTGGTTTTGCCGGCGGAAGCGTTGAGCTAATGACGCCGGATATGCTTGCCGAAGTGTCGGCGTTCGACCGGATTCGCTTCGGCGCCGATCGAGGCACGGTATTGCAGATCCTGCTTGCCGAGACGCCCGACCGCGCGCTGGTCGCTCGCGACGCCCAGGGCCGGATCACTGGTTACGCCTTCGCGCGCGTCGTGCTCGGGCCGTGGGTTGCCGACGACATCGAGACGGCCGAGCAGCTTCTGGATGCGGCCGTGAGATTAGATGGCGAGCCGTCGGCGCACGTCCTCGTGCCGCGGTCGAACCAGTGGGCCGTGGAACTTTTGGAACGTCGGGGATTGCACCGCATCCGTCGGCTGCGGCATATGCGCCGTGGCGGTACTGGAGCGCAGGGGGATCCGGAATGCTTGTTCGGCCAGGTGAGTTTCGGCTTGGGGTAA